In the Symphalangus syndactylus isolate Jambi chromosome 17, NHGRI_mSymSyn1-v2.1_pri, whole genome shotgun sequence genome, CGACAGTGGCCTCACGAACCCGTGCTGTCACGAGGAGGCCTGCGAGAGGGGCCCGCGAGAGGGGAAGCGAGTGCCCACGCAGAAGTAGGCTCAGGGCAGCTGGGGCCGCAAGCCACGAAGCGCGCAAGGAGTCCCTTCATTCCCCGTCCTGCCGCCAGGGGGCCCTGCGGCCCCACGGATCCCCGCAGCACCCGCGGCCGTTGGCTGGGGAGCTCCTGGGACCTCCGCCGGCAGCGCTTGCTGCAGACGTCAATTACAGAAGGCATCACGTCAGTGAAGCGCCAGGCTTGGGCCGTCCCAGGCTCCGCTGGGTCCCTGGTATGCCGTCGGTGCTCAATAAGCACTTTCTGCAGAAATGTGTGAAGGAAAAAGGGGGCTAGGGAAGGGCTCCAGGAAAGTGTAACTCCCATGTCACAGCTGGGAGGGGCTTCGAGGGCGTCACTCACTGAgcgggaaactgaggctggagaggggctgcacctggcctggggtCATCTGCAAGATCAGGGGCCGAGTCCACCGATGTCCCGCACCTCTTGCCGACTCCCTCTGCCTCGGCAGCCTCCTTGCCCTTCACCCTCTCTGGCTGCTCCCTGCCTGGTGGGGGCAGCTTGTCCATGCCCAGTGGACAGTGGGGACCCATGGACCCCAGGCACCCCCGGCCCCAGAGAGAAATGCAACCACTGGTCCCACACAGAGCAGGTTGTCCCAGGTAGCAGTGTGAGCCATGCATCAGGCGCGAGAGGCAGAGGGTTGGCACCCCACGGGGGAGGGTTTGCTGAACGACCTCGTGACGCCCTCTAGTACACACACAGCCCATGTCGGCCCTCCTGGTTGCAGAAGAACATAGCGGGCTGGCAGCTGGCAGATAGCAGCGGCTCTCACCTGCCTCCTCAGCTGGGGAGGGGTTCCCCGGGTGGGCCTGAGAAAGTATGTGGCAGTTGGGGGAGGCTCAGGACCTACCAAACCCCCATTCATTCCCCACCTGCTCCCATCCTCCTCTATTCCTTGCCCTCACCCCACACAGTGTCAGACGTGCAGGGAGGAGGTGAGGCTGGACCGGGAGGAGGGGTGGGGTGCATGTGAACATGTGTGCCTACCCATGAGCACAGTTGAGACAGGGTTCTACCAGCGTGTCCCTGAGTCTCTGTGACCGACTGCATGTGACTGgggtgcttaaaaaaaaaaagtgctctgcagccataaaaaagaatgagctcatgtcctttgcagggacacggatgaagctggaagccatcattctcagcaaactaactcaggaatagaaaaccaaacaccgcttgttctcactcacaagtgggagttgaacaatgagaacacatggacacagggaggggaacatcacacaccgggtcctttgtggggtgggggccaaggggagggagagcattaggacaaatacctaatgcatgtggggcttaaaacctagatgatgggttgatgggtgccacaaaccaccatggcacatgtatactaatgtaataaacctgcacattctgcatacacccagaacttaaaattttttttaaaaagtgcttgtaaaaattaaagaggaaTAAAAGTAGGATGAACAGCCAGTACGATAGTGCATGCCTGAAATTCCAgtgcttcgggaggccgaggcaggagaatcgtttgaggcCAGTGGTTGGAGagcagtgtgggcaacatagctagaccccatccctacaaaaagtttaaaagttagccgggaatggtgattcacacctgtagttccagctgctgtggaggttgaggtgggaggatcgcttgagcccaggaatttgaggctgcagtgagccatgattacaccactgcgcttcagcctagCTGACACAGCAAGGCTCTtgcctcaacaaaaaaaaaaaaaaaaaaaaaaaaaaaaaaaaagaggagtgaGCACGTGTTGATGGGCGGAAATCTAGCCAGAAATGCTGAGGCTGAAAAGATTGTCTCTGAGTTTCCTGGTAGCCAGGGGAAAAGGGGAAATTGGTACGCTGGTACGTTACAGTGCCTGGTTAGGCATGTCTTCTAAGGGGCATGCCTGTTTGTGACAGTGTCTCGGCCCTTCCCACATGAGGGTGTGTGTGAGTAGCAGAGAGCAGAGACAGCACAGTGTCTGCGAAGTAAACAGAGGAGCTTCCGGGTACCCAGGGCAGCAGGGTGTCATGCTCGTTCGTGACAGTGTCTCCAAGCAAGTGTGACGCAAAGAGAATGAAAGCAGCGTTAAACTTTCTGAGTATAAATAGCTAtgagcttcctggcagccaaggagagaggcgaAATAAAAGTCAGAATCTCCTTAGTGCCTCCTCACCAGTGCCTGCCGGCTTGTGACAGTGACTTTGACTGCATGCAGAGGTGTCTAAGCGTGTGCGGGCGGGAGTCACATAGCTGCACAGGTGGGACATATTTCAGAGCTGCCTGGAAGCCAGGGTGAGAGGGGAAATACATTGACATTGAGACTGGTCAGATGTATGTTTCTTGCTGTGTGTGGCCCGGGCTCCTGCAGGGGCTCAGCTAGGACAGCGCCGGGCAGTCAGGCGTATGCGGCTGTCCTCTGCAGGGCTCCAGGGCCGGGCGTAGCCGGAGTGGGGCAGCAGCAGCTGGTCCTGTGTGCCGTCGGGGCTGACAAGACGCTGGACAGCCATCACATAGTCCCGGTGGGGTGCCAGCATCGGGCAGGGGCAGTGACCTGGCGCCCACACGTACTCGCGTGCCCGCAGTGGCGAGCGGCTCTTGTAGACGAGCTGGATGCGCACCTCATAGCGGGTCTCCTGGGCCTGGCGGTGGCGGCCCAGCACTCGGGCCTGGAACACTGTTGAGGGGGCGTGCTAAGCTGGCTGGCTGCTCAGCTCTGCCCAAATCTCTACGCCCCCCGCCCCTTGCCAGAAGAGGGGCTGAGGGTCAGGTGGGACCTCGGGATCCATAGGGACTAGAGTCAGGATCACGTCAGGGGTCAGTGAGGGATTAGGGTCAAGAGGCAAATTAGGATCAGAAGAAGGGGTCAAGGGTAAAGTCCCATTAGGGTCAGAGGTCAGGAGGAGGCCAGGTTAGTAGGGGCTAAGTGAGGGTAGGGGTCGGGGGTCTCACCAAAGTCACTGCCGCAATAGTGGAGCAGTCGGTGGGCGCGGCCTCGGGTGTCAGGGCAGGGTGGGCAGGGGTCTGTGGGGTGGGCGGTGCTGTGAGGGGCACAGGCCTCAGTCCCCACTCATCCCCCACCCTGGCTGTCCCCACCTCACCTGGGGCCAGGGTTGGGGTCCGTGCAGGGGTGACAGCAGGGGCTGCGGGGGGCtgaggctccaccccccggggctGCGGCTGCCGCAGGGGCCAGCCCAGGGCCTGCCCACGAGCCTGGAAGGGGCTGTAGTGTTCCCGAGGGAGCCAGAACTCAAACTCGATGCCAGGGTTGGGCTCCTGCATGAGGACCTGGAGCAGGGGAGGGCACACAGGGAGCTTCGCAGGAGGCTGGGGTTGCCTCTTCCCTCTGACCCTATGAGACTCCCCTCTTTGATCCTGTCTGCCCCAAGCCTCCCTCCTCTGATGCTCTGTCCCTAGCTGATCCCCTCTGACCCTGTCCCCAGCCTCCCCACTCTGATGCTCTGTCCCCAGCCTCCCCACTCTGATGCTCTGTCCCCAGCCTTTCCCCTCTGACCCCAGACTCCCCCTTCTGGCCTTAGTCACCTCCACTCCTACTGTCTGTCCCCAGCCTCTGCCCTCTGTCCCCAGCCGACCCCCTCTGACCCTCTGTCACCAAACTTCCCCCTCTGACCCTGTCCTCAACTGCCTGCCTCTAAACCTGTCACCAGACTTCCCCCTCTGATGCTCTGTCCCCAGCTGACCCCCTTTGACCTTGTCCCCAGCCTCCCCTGTCTGATCCTCTGTTCCCATCCAACCCCCTCTGACACTCTGTCACCAAACTCCCTCCTATGACCCTGTCCCCAGCCTCTCACCACTGATGATCTGTCCCCAGCCGACACCCTCTGACTCTGTCACCAGCCTCCCGTCTCTGACCTTGTCCCCAACTGCCCCCTCTGACCCTCTCTCACCAGCCTCCCCGCTCTGACCCTCTTGAAGGCCCAACAGCACCTGTAGGAGCAGGTCGTGGGAGGTGGGCCCGGCTGCTTGCAATGTCTCCTGGGGCCCTGTGTCGCGGGTGTAGACCACATGCGTGCCGGCCGCCTCGTAGGTCCCTGGCGGGCTGACCGCCCAGTCCCCATTAAGCACATAGCGCCCATCGCCCCCCATCAGCGCTGCAAGGGAACAGTCAGCCCTCAGGGACCTGTCGTCTCGTCTCCCAGACCCTGGGGTCCCCCACTCAGGCCTCAGTCTCCctatctgtaaacagggacaacCACCCCCGGTGGCCGGCTGGGTGCCTCTCGCCTCACACCGTAGGATACCCAGGTGGTTGCGGCTCCGGTGCGCCACGCGGATGTGTCTGGCGCCCTCGGGGATCAGGGTCACGTTCCAGTACCCAGCGAAGGCACCTGGGCGGGAGGGTAGGAGGGTGTTGGGGTGCCAGTGGGGGTGTATTTGACTGATgacttgaggattaaatgagctactGCGGGTAAGACAGCTAGCCAGGGTCCTGGGAACCGGAAAACCCTCCGTAAACGTTTGGAGTTACAATTACTATTGCTTCAGTGTGGCAGGGAAAGCGTTAAAACCCCATCTGTTCTGGGGAAGGGCGGGACAATCTGGCAGTAGCCAATGAGGATGAGGAGAAAGGGGGGCTGGGCCGCACACTGGCCAATCAGCACGGAAATTTGCTTCCGGACCACGGCTTGTTAAAGGGCCCGCTCTGACGTGTGTGCAGGGAGGACGGGGCAGGTAGTCACCGGCGTCACGAAACACGCGCTGCACGAAAAGGCACGAGTCGTTGGCGCCTCCGCAGTGGCCGCAGCGGTCCTCGAGGGCACCCGAGCCCAGCAGCCCATCACAGCCGGCGCTCTAAAGGGTGAAGGACAGGCGCGGCGTCACTGACGCTGGGAGGGGCAGGACCTGGGGAAAGGGCAGTGCCTGGGAGCTAGAGGGCAAGGCCTGGAGGGAAGATGGGGGTGGAGCCTAGGGAGGAGCAGGACCTGGAGGGAGGAGGATGGGCTTGGTGCCcagggggctgggggcagggcctggaaggggagggggaagggggtggAGCCTAGGGAGAGGATGGAGGTGGAGCCTAGGATGGGTGGAGCCTTAGTGGGAGGTAGGCGGGGCTCGGGCGGGGCCTGACGAGTCCTTACAAGGCAGCGGCCAGCCACGCAGACCCCCTGGGCACCCGGGCTGCAGGCGGTGCCGTCCAGGACGCGGCCGAAGCTGTGGTAGAAGGCGTGCCCCTCAGCCAGGCAGTTGAGGTCGCACTGGTTGGGCGCTGAGGGCAGGAGGAGTCGGTGGGCCGGGGACCCCATTCGAGTTCCAGCCCCCCTCTACCAAGCTCCATCAGGCAACCATCACCTTGGGCAGATGAAGCCCAGAGGTTTGGCCAAAGCCACAcgtcgaggctgaggcagagccaggactgggcCGTAGGTGCTCTGCCTCCAGCAACCTAGGACTCCCAGGCAGTATCCTGGggctgcattcattcattcattcgttcattcatagTCTTTATATTAGGAGTCCTtacatattattcatttttaacacCATTACTCATTTTTCATtctattgaacacctactgtttTCCAGACACTGTTCCAAGCTCTAGGATGCAGAAGCAAGAATTCAATCAGTGTGCAGATGGATGGCcttaaaaaaggccaggtgcggtggctcatgcctgtaatcccagcacattgggaggctgaggtgggcagatctcctgaggccaggagttcaagaccagcctgggcaacatggcgagacccctgtctctaccaaaaatacaacaataaaaatttagccgggcttggtggtgggagcctgtaatcccagctacttcagaggctgaggcaggagaatcgcttgaaccagggaggtggaggctgcagtgagccaagatcatgccactgcactccagcctgggtgacagagcaagactccatctcaaaaaaaaaaaaaaaaaaaaaagaagatctgaGCCTCTGGCCCAAGCACCAGCAAGTACCTAATGAAGTGTCTGTCCAGCACTGACTGGACTGAGTCCCGCACAACTGAGGTGTGTCActgctcctgcctgggcctcagtttccctctctgcCTGGAAGGGGGCAAAATGGGCTGTCTGATCATACACACAGGCCGACAGCCCTGATCTCCACTCCTCCTTCTCCAGCTCTTTCTGGCTCCCATTTCCCTGAGCCTGGCTGGTGGACCCTGCCTGGAACGGATCCTGGGCTGGCCCTAGTGGGCCTCTGCGGGGGTGGGATCACAGCAGGTTTCCTCCAATTcttggaaggaaggaacgaaggaaggaaggaaggaagggaggaagggagggagggagggagggaagaaagggaaggaaggaaatgaggtTGATGGATGGCACTTTGTCCATTCTAGGCTTTTCTTATATCTGTGTCTGCCTTCCCCACGGCGTGTGAAGCTGCCTGTCTCCCTGAAATCTGGAGGCGCGGTGCCCCGGGCGCATAGTCATATAACTCGCTATTTTCAGCTCATTGCAGCAACATTTCCTGCTACTGGGATAAGTTTGAGAAGTGTTGGCCTCTGGATACAGCTCTAAGTCAATCCTCAGTCGGGTGTTCAGCCCTGTGCAGAATGAACCCTGCTTCCCTCTGCCCGTTTCACACCTAACATACGCTGTTTCTGTTTCACTTCACTAACTCCTACATATCCTTCAAAGCCCTAGCGCTAATACCCTCTTCTCTTTGCAACCCTCCAAGACCCTCTCCCTGAGAGTAATGAGTTGTTTACTCTGGACCAATTCTGACCACAGGAGACCAGACTACTCACCCCCGTGGAAGGGCACCCACTGGTAGGTCTTCTGGGTGCCCAGGACAGGGCGGCCATTGTACAGGGCACACTGTAGGTCTCGGAAGGGCACAGCCCCTGGGGGGCAGTCCTGGGGACAGCGATAGGTGAGCCAGAGACTGGGACAACCCAAGGGGCAGGTGGTGGGCTTCAGGCAGCCTGGGATGGGAGGCTGGTCTGGGATGTGGGCGAGGCTTACTGGCAACTGGCAGAGGCGGTACTCATGGGAGTCTCCCCAGCACGGTTCTTCCCCAGGAAGCCTGCAGGAAGCCACAGTGTGGCGAGAATCCCCGGGGACCCCCCTCCCAGGGCTGGCCTTCCACCCTCCGCCCCCGCCAACCCCACCCACATTCCAGCGGGATCAGCGGGATTAAAGGGCACAGCATGTGTGGGCAGGCCGAGGGTGTGGCCAGGGGCCGGGCTGGGCCGGcgggggaggaggggcagggaccCCCTTCCGGCCCCGCTCACCGGAGGCAGCGCCGGCTGCGCACGGAGACGCCACGCCCGCAGGAGCTGGAGCAGCGGGTCCAGGACACCCACGGGGTCCACTCGCCCGGACCCTACTTGGGGAGACAGAGGCACGGTCAGCCTGGTGGGGGGACGCTGGTGACCCCACACTGCTGACTGGGTCCCCATTCCCACTCGCCACCCCCTGGGCTCATGCCCCCCCTTACCTGAGCACTGACCCCCAAACCGCAGTTCAGCAGGGCCCACAGGAAGAGCAGGAGGTTCTGGAAGAGGCGGGGCCTGGGGAACAGAGGAGCCGAGTCCGTGGAGCCACCGCCAGAGACACAGGGTTGTGTCCCGGCTCTGCTCtgactggctgtgtgatcttggacaggaactaaacctctctgagccctaCCTCTCCTCTCTGAAAAACGGGATAACACAGCCTCCCTTACAGGAAAGTTGTGGGGGCCCGTGGATCAGGTAAAGAAGACAGGAGGCGTGGAACCCGGTATGGAGAGGAAGAACTCAAAATGTCATCTgcaattattattgttgttattgtttgtttgtttttgagacagagtctcgctctgtcgcccaggctggagtgcagggatgcaattatggctcactgcaaccctccccagttcaagtaattctcctgcctcagcatcccgagaagctgggactacaggtgccggccaccacgcccaactaatttttgtagttttagtagagacagggtttcaccatcttggccaggttggtctcaaccttctgacctgaagtgatccacccgcttcggcctcccaaagtgctaggattataggcatgagctactgcacctggcccgcaatattattgatatgtgtattgtgctataatgcacacaCTAGGTGCTTAATCGATGATTGGAGGGATCATTCAAAAATAGTACACAGGTGCCTCCTAGGGCTGGGGCCCCCTCCCCGCCCTCCCCACCATCACTGCTTCTACCTTTCCATGTAGCCTGAGGCCAGCCACTCCACtctcccaggcctcagtttccccatctgtgcagTGGGGGCCAAGTGGACTCAGTCCATGATTCTGTGACACCCTGCAGAAGGTGCGGCCGGCAGGGGCTGGATCAGGAGTTGGGTCCCTAGAAGAGGACCCCAGCTGCACCCCGGCCCCAGTGCTCCCTCAGCTCCCAGACAGCAGGGAGTCCCCCGGATTGGGGATGGGACAGGGAGGGGTGACCTGGCCCGGGTCCAGCCGGTGCCTCATGGCCTCATCGGCAGAGGTGGTGGGACTGAGCTCCGGGACCGCCCGAGGAGGGAAGGAGCCACTGCTGAGGCTGGAGCAGGACAGGGGAAGAGGCTGActgcctctctgggccttagtttctccatctgtcGGGGCAGGGATGAAGTCACTTGCCATCCACACCCTCCTCGTGACCCCGGCCTGcagggagaaaggggagggaagggaagcagCCGCCAAGTGAGCCAGGGTGTCCCGCTGCCAGCAGAGCCTGAAGGCAGGCGGGTGAGCCCCGGCCCGGGCACCAGCTGGGGAGGAGGCTGGGTCCCACCTGGACCCTGTTTCCCTGGGTCTCAGGCCCCACTGGCTCCAGCATTTGGACCGCTGGAGCACCAAGGATCTAGGGTCCCGGGTATCTCTAGGTGCTGAGACAGCTGTGTGGTCTGCTGCATCCGTGCCCCTCTCTGAGCCCAGAGCCTGGGTTGGCCCAGGAAGCAGGAAGAAGTCTCCACCAGAAACTTAAAACAAGGAgaagggggccaggtgtggtggctcatgcctgtaatcccagcactttgggaggccaagacaggcagataacctgaggtcagaagtttgggaccagcctgaccaacatggtaaaaccccatctgtactaaaacacaaaaattagccaggtgtggtggtgcacacctgtaatcccagctacttgggaggctaaggcaggagaatcgcttgaacccaggaggcggaggttgcagtgagccgagatggagccactgcactccagcctgggcgacatggtgagactcagtctcaaaaacaaccaaccaatcaaaaaaaacagaaggagggCGCTTGACCTTCTGACCACCCCCACCGGACTCTGAGCCTGGCTTGAGGAGTGGGGGTCTAGGTGGTGAAAAGTGGGGGGCTACAAGAACCACCCTACCCCCTCCTCAATGGGCCCTGCCCAGAATCAAGGCTCTCCCCTCCCCGTGTGGGCTGCAGCCCGGACTGGCGGTGGGATCTCAAGGCAAGCcgcatctctgggcctcagtttcctccggAGAAGGTGGGAGGATAGGAAGAAGGACTTACCGGCTGTGCGGAGCCCAGGCAGCGCGTCCCGGCTCCCTGAGCAGCCCCAGGGCGAGCGGAAGCGGCGGGGCCCAAGGTgctgggcggggtgggggggagcCTGGGGCGGCCCCTCCCACCGCGGCCTCCGCAGGCGCGCCCAGGCCCGGGTCAGGACGGGCGGCGGCCCCGGGCGCCCTTGCGCGGCGGGCGCGGATCTGCGGCAGGGGACTGCCTGGCGGACGCGATCGCAGGGGTCCCGGAGCCGCAGGCTGGTGTCGGGCGCCCGGGTCCGGGTGACCTTGGCAAGCTCGGGCGGGGACTGACCGCCCCACTCTGCCCCGGGGCTGCTATTCCGGGCGCCGCGCTCAGGGCCCGGGAATGTGCGCGAACCGAGGTCATCCCGCCCTGGGTCTGGGAGTCCCGGGCGCTGCTCCTACCCCGCCGACGCCCGGATTGCGTCCCGCCGGCGTCCCCATCCCCGGTCACGGCCCCCTCCCCTGGTCCTGCCCCTCACCCCTCCCGCGGGGGGTCGCCCTGCTCGTGGATGGGGACCCCGGCGTGCCTGGGCTCCCATCCGGGGGTTCCCTGACCCAGGTCCCGGCCACCCCCAGCGCAGGGCCCCAGCGCACTGGGGAGAAGCTCGGCCCCGGGGGCCTCGCGCGAGGGGCGGAGAGACCCTCCCAGCTGGCGCATTCCCGGGCGCTGCTGTCACCAGGGGACGCGCCCCACCCCGCCTCCCCCCCTCCCTGCCGGGCCCCGGGGCTGCCAGCGGGGCTTCAGAGCCAGACCCGGGTCCAGGCGATCCCTCTCCCTCACAGCCGCGGCCACACCCTCtccggcctcagtttccccatcccaGCAGTGGGCCCAGCAGGGATCTCCACAGCGAACCTTCCATCTGGAATCCGGCTCTGCGCGGACCGGCAACGCGAGGGGGCACCCCAggactccccccaccccaccctttccCGCCGGGCGTCTGTGCGCCGCCCCGTGCCGACCCACGCAGGGATAGACCAGGCCCTGAGTTCTGGGCTCCACCAGCTTCTGGTGTCGCCCCACGGCGCCTCCTGGCTGGCGGGCTGAGGGGCTGGGGCACTAAAGGAGGGTGTGGGGGACTGTCCTTCTGCTCCCTGGGCTCCACCTAGTCTCGGTCCGAGCaccccttcctccaggaagcccaccCTGCTGTCCCACAGCGCAGACCACAGGGAGAGAGGTTTGCTGGGGACATACAGGGTGTTGCCAGTCCAACTCAGTCTGCCCTCCAGCCTGTAGCATGTCAGCAGAGCCACCCAtatgccatttattgagcacctactgtgtgcacaGCTGTGAACAACCCAGCCAGTCCCAGGCCAGCGGGTAAGGCAGCCCCCCGGAATGTATAACCACCCCCCCTTCTGACCTGGACTATTGGAGAAAATAGCCCAGGCCCACCACTGATGGCCCCGGGTTGGGGGTGGGTGTGGTTGTGGGGATGTCAGGAAGGTCCTCACTGAAGGGTTCAAGAGAGAAGGGCAGGCCAGGTGCGGcgactcatgcctggaatcccagcactgtgggaggccgaggcaggcggatcacctgaggtcaggagtttgaagccagcttggacaacacagtgaaacccagtctctactaaaaatacaaaacttagccaggcatggcggtgagtgcctgtaatcccagctactcgggagactgaggcacgagaatcgcttaaacccgggaggcggaggtggcagtgagctgagatcaggtcactgcactccagcctgggagacaggcgggactccgtctcaacaaaaacacaaaacaaaacaaaacaaaacaaaacaaaacaaaaaaagaaaaaaagaaagaagtcagcTTAGGGCATGTGTGAATGTGTCATTAGGGCAATTGTATCCTCCTCAGATGCTCAGATGTGCCCCATTCTCAGATGTCCAGTCCACACAGCTCCACGGGGAGTGCAGACGGCAGGCCCTGTGCCCTGCGGGGAAGGCATACAGAAAGCACAGCACCTACAGGGAGCACACACAGCAGGCATTATGCTCTGCAAGAAGGGTATACAGCAGGTGCTGCATCTTGTAGAAGTGCCCTGCAAAGGAGTGTATACAGTAGATATGGCACCTTCAGAGGAGCACATACAGCAGTCACTGCATCCTGTAGAGAGTATATACAGCAGGTGCT is a window encoding:
- the ADAMTSL5 gene encoding ADAMTS-like protein 5, which produces MASDFIPAPTDGETKAQRGSQPLPLSCSSLSSGSFPPRAVPELSPTTSADEAMRHRLDPGQNHGLSPLGPHCTDGETEAWESGVAGLRLHGKAPPLPEPPALPVGPAELRFGGQCSGSGRVDPVGVLDPLLQLLRAWRLRAQPALPPDCPPGAVPFRDLQCALYNGRPVLGTQKTYQWVPFHGAPNQCDLNCLAEGHAFYHSFGRVLDGTACSPGAQGVCVAGRCLSAGCDGLLGSGALEDRCGHCGGANDSCLFVQRVFRDAGAFAGYWNVTLIPEGARHIRVAHRSRNHLALMGGDGRYVLNGDWAVSPPGTYEAAGTHVVYTRDTGPQETLQAAGPTSHDLLLQVLMQEPNPGIEFEFWLPREHYSPFQARGQALGWPLRQPQPRGVEPQPPAAPAVTPARTPTLAPDPCPPCPDTRGRAHRLLHYCGSDFVFQARVLGRHRQAQETRYEVRIQLVYKSRSPLRAREYVWAPGHCPCPMLAPHRDYVMAVQRLVSPDGTQDQLLLPHSGYARPWSPAEDSRIRLTARRCPS